A single Glycine soja cultivar W05 chromosome 14, ASM419377v2, whole genome shotgun sequence DNA region contains:
- the LOC114384165 gene encoding variant-silencing SET domain-containing protein-like, producing MVAVMEVILVVVVIMTVVGGSDVSDGDCNHIGGSCGGSDDDKCGIIGSGDNDDIDDIDDSGGGSYDNIGDDCSNSDNDSSNNINDSGDNNVGGDGDGDVNGDGGGIAVLVVIVMIVNNGDDNDCVGGMVVTIMKVVLVMVVVTKVKVVVVVAMVTTKNVIVKCDKYVFFLN from the coding sequence ATGGTGGCAGTGATGGAAGTGATAttagtggtggtggtgataaTGACGGTGGTGGGTGGTAGTGATGTTAGTGATGGTGATTGCAACCACATTGGTGGTAGTTGTGGTGGCAGTGACGATGACAAATGTGGTATTATTGGTAGTGGTGATAATGACGATATCGATGACATTGATGACAGTGGTGGTGGTAGCTACGACAACATTGGTGACGATTGTAGTAACAGTGACAATGACAGTAGCAACAACATTAATGATAGTGGTGATAACAATGTtggtggtgatggtgatggtgatgtCAATGGCGATGGTGGTGGGATAGCGGTGTTAGTGGTCATAGTGATGATAGTCAATAATGGTGATGACAATGATTGTGTTGGTGGTATGGTGGTGACGATAATGAAGGTGGTATTAGTGATGGTGGTAGTGACAAAGGTGAAAGTGGTGGTGGTTGTAGCGATGGTGACAACAAAAAATGTCATTGTCAAATGTGAcaaatatgtgttttttttaaattaa
- the LOC114383588 gene encoding GBF-interacting protein 1-like, whose product MSGAGFRASIPSSVRRTIQNIKEITGNHSEEDIYAMLKECSMDPNETTQKLLLQDTFHEVKRKKDRRKENLNNRESVEPRWRHGTQGRGARGGRGNFSPHNVSHDAAGSKNSGTGKDSGTHQATEKVVPPLSASQETISKEKSSGTSSVPINANGQTSVTSGTTSGASPSPLSAGTGDRLGSSSCDVNNLNSALPSDSSNKVAAVASGSGSMLSSSNHPASSSAAHFSSSDPVLVPSDDLWFPGAVGAIRREVGNLHPPGELSAVNSAENKLTAASEIGSSPAQGKIQGKSQGAAKNHVTEMSSTSSAVTHSSPSTSRPSSIYTSRSQQLIGPQKAGSNKEWKPKPTNTINQGSGPASASEALVSVDPTGQLQSASSALNSEEATSKLQRKLEDLHLPQRQHVILPNHIIVPDSEKNKFSFGSLGVALGVNTSYVSGPESEKSSTPVSETSQTIEETVEEQDSSQNAAVTSEVGDYPDHPQSPTNGAENLSSSEVDGSSSAIQEYNESKQDTALPSGGHQYSGVHTSPNYSFGFMPPMLGTQLTQFDNSESQTRDASRLPSFIVHQQLDPASYYAQFYRTGGDSDGRLSPFSSAGTNTKYNGNVTVLPAPTSQSPQEGGVLSTAGPTPLVTQAAGLMQSSIAVTQQPVPVFRPSGVHISHYPPNYIPYSPYFSPFYVSPPAIHQFMGNGAFPQQPQASTVYPPPPAVAPTGMKYPLPQFKPGANAANPTHLVMPSAYGVYGSSAAGYNHNSAAAAGNSTSNEDLGSSQFKESNVYIGGQQSEGSAVWVAAPGRDITSLPTSTFYNLPPQGQHVTFAPTQAGHGNFAGMYHPAQAVTAATVHPLLQQSQTMAGAVDMVGPGGNVYQQPQHSQINWPSNY is encoded by the exons ATGAGCGGTGCGGGGTTTAGGGCTTCAATTCCGAGCAGTGTCAGGAGGACGATCCAAAACATCAAGGAGATCACGGGCAATCACAGTGAAGAAGACATCTATGCAATGCTCAAGGAATGTTCCATGGATCCCAACGAGACCACTCAGAAGCTTCTCCTTCAGG ACACATTTCATGAGGTCAAGAGAAAGAAGGATAGAAGAAAGGAG AATCTTAACAACAGAGAATCTGTGGAGCCACGCTGGAGGCATGGTACCCAAGGGCGGGGAGCTAGGGGTGGTCGGGGAAATTTTTCACCTCATAATGTATCTCATG ATGCTGCTGGTAGCAAGAATTCTGGTACAGGAAAAGATAGTGGAACTCATCAAGCCACTGAGAAAGTTGTGCCACCTTTGTCAGCTTCTCAAGAGACAATATCTAAAGAAAAAAGTTCTGGAACAAG CTCTGTACCCATTAATGCCAATGGTCAGACAAGCGTAACTTCCGGAACTACTAGTGGTGCAAGTCCTTCCCCTTTATCTGCTGGAACTGGAGACAGATTGGGTTCATCTTCTTGTGATGTTAATAATTTGAATAGTGCTTTGCCTTCTGATAGTTCAAATAAAGTTGCAGCAGTTGCTTCAGGAAGTGGATCAATGCTTTCCTCCAGTAATCACCCAGCATCTTCATCAGCTGCCCATTTCTCTTCTTCAGACCCAGTACTTGTTCCATCTGATGATTTATGGTTTCCTGGTGCTGTTGGTGCAATTAGACGTGAAGTGGGAAACCTACACCCTCCTGGGGAATTAAGTGCTGTTAACTCGGCCGAGAACAAATTAACTGCTG CTTCTGAGATTGGTAGCTCTCCTGCGCAAGGAAAGATTCAAGGCAAATCCCAAGGAGCAGCAAAGAATCATGTTACTGAGATGTCATCCACTTCATCAGCAGTAACTCATAGTAGCCCTTCAACCAGTAGACCTTCCTCTATTTACACTAGTCGATCACAACAATTAATTGGCCCTCAAAAAG CTGGTTCTAATAAGGAGTGGAAACCAAAGCCAACAAATACGATTAATCAGGGTTCTGGACCAGCTAGTGCATCTGAGGCTCTTGTTTCAGTTGACCCAACTGGTCAGTTACAATCTGCATCTAGTGCGCTTAACTCTGAAGAAGCTACTTCAAAACTGCAGAGGAAGCTGGAGGATTTGCATCTTCCACAGCGTCAACATGTTATACTTCCAAACCATATCATTGTGCCTGATTCTGAAAAGAACAAGTTTAGCTTTGGAAGTTTGGGAGTTGCTTTGGGAGTTAATACAAGCTATGTAAGTGGCCCAGAGAGTGAAAAGAGTTCTACACCTGTTTCTGAAACATCTCAGACTATTGAAGAAACTGTGGAGGAGCAGGATTCAAG TCAAAATGCTGCAGTTACTTCTGAGGTTGGAGATTATCCTGACCATCCACAATCACCCACTAATGGAGCTGAGAATTTGTCATCCAGTGAGGTTGATGGCTCATCCAGTGCTATTCAAGAGTATAACGAGTCCAAGCAAGACACTGCTTTGCCATCTGGAGGTCATCAGTACTCAGGGGTACATACTTCTCCAAACTACAGTTTTGGATTCATGCCCCCAATGTTGGGTACTCAGCTTACACAGTTTGACAATTCTGAGTCTCAAACACGTGATGCTTCTcggcttccaagttttatt GTTCATCAACAATTGGATCCGGCTAGTTACTATGCCCAGTTTTATCGCACAGGTGGTGATAGTGACGGTCGCCTTTCACCTTTTTCTTCTGCTGGGACTAACACCAAGTACAATGGCAATGTTACAGTGCTTCCTGCTCCAACTTCTCAATCTCCTCAAGAG GGAGGTGTCTTGTCCACCGCAGGTCCAACACCACTTGTGACTCAAGCTGCTGGGCTGATGCAAAGCTCAATAGCTGTTACTCAACAGCCTGTCCCTGTCTTCCGACCTAGTGGGGTGCATATATCCCATTACCCTCCTAACTACATTCCTTATAGTCCCTATTTTTCACCATTTTATGTCTCACCTCCAGCAATCCATCAATTTATGGGTAATGGTGCATTTCCTCAACAACCACAGGCCAGCACTGTATATCCCCCACCCCCAGCTGTTGCTCCCACCGGAATGAAATATCCTCTTCCACAATTCAAACCTGGTGCAAATGCAGCAAACCCAACTCACCTTGTAATGCCAAGTGCCTATGGTGTATATGGCTCCTCTGCAGCTGGTTACAATCATAATTCTGCAGCAGCTGCAGGGAATTCAACCTCCAATGAGGATCTTGGTTCCTCTCAGTTCAAGGAAAGCAATGTGTACATCGGTGGACAGCAG AGCGAAGGTTCAGCAGTGTGGGTGGCTGCACCTGGCCGAGACATTACCAGTTTGCCCACTAGCACATTCTACAACCTCCCTCCTCAGGGTCAGCATGTGACTTTTGCCCCAACTCAGGCTGGCCATGGCAACTTTGCGGGCATGTATCACCCTGCACAAGCAGTGACGGCAGCAACGGTTCATCCACTGCTTCAACAATCCCAGACAATGGCTGGAGCAGTTGATATGGTAGGACCTGGAGGCAACGTTTATCAGCAGCCTCAGCATTCACAAATCAATTGGCCGAGCAACTACTGA